The segment AGGCATAAATTCAGCAAGCCTTTTTATTAATTCTTTTTCGCCAATATCCTCTAATAATTCTTTATGCATTTAATTTGAGTTTATCCATTCCATATAAAACATCAATTGAAATTATTGTGTCATCTTTTGTAAGCTCTTCTAAAACATCAAAACCCTCTATTACGTAACCAAAGGCGGCATTCCTTCCATCAATTAAATTTCGACCTGCTGGATTTAGCTCTGCTTCGTATAAAAAGAAGAAAAACTGCGATGATCCATCATCAACAGCGGCACTGGAATGTGACCACCCCAAGGTTCCAAGAGTTGCAAATGGCAAAGTCGGTGTTTCTGTATAAAGGCCTAACTCTTCAAAAGTTTCATTATAAAAAGTTTCGCTTTCGGTAGGTATTCTAATTTCTAGTGGAACATGTCTTTCCACATTTGTTTCGGGATCTATATATCCAATCTCATTACCAACTGGATCACCAGTTTGAAGAACAAAAAATTCTTCTGCTCTATTAATTGGCATATTACTGTAAAAGTTTTTTGAAGATAAATCTATAAAGGCACCAGCAGTAAGCGGTGCATTAAATCCATCTATTATTGCTTGCATATCGCCTTTAGAAGTTTTTATATTTACTTTTGCTCTACCAAGTAATCTCGGAAGATGATCAAATTCGCTTGGAATAGAATAGGGAAATTCATTTGGTAAAAAATATTCCTCTAGTCCCCCTATTTTATCTAGTGCTTCTCTTCTGGTTGTTATGAATGAATATTTATCTTTAGATTTAGCTTCATCTTGAAGATTATCAAAATCATTTTTAAGATCTAAAAATGTGTTTTCTGCAAT is part of the Prochlorococcus marinus subsp. pastoris str. CCMP1986 genome and harbors:
- a CDS encoding peptidylprolyl isomerase is translated as MQNFLSNQNKHFLFLILILIHVCLLKPTQVFADLPTGNAVKDPNAILRNSLPIKQVELQEIQHKLEDTSDLVRGGRWPALSKTVTKCQSLLKKYKSRIIEELPNEKQKIAENTFLDLKNDFDNLQDEAKSKDKYSFITTRREALDKIGGLEEYFLPNEFPYSIPSEFDHLPRLLGRAKVNIKTSKGDMQAIIDGFNAPLTAGAFIDLSSKNFYSNMPINRAEEFFVLQTGDPVGNEIGYIDPETNVERHVPLEIRIPTESETFYNETFEELGLYTETPTLPFATLGTLGWSHSSAAVDDGSSQFFFFLYEAELNPAGRNLIDGRNAAFGYVIEGFDVLEELTKDDTIISIDVLYGMDKLKLNA